In the Rhizobium sp. CB3090 genome, one interval contains:
- a CDS encoding indolepyruvate ferredoxin oxidoreductase subunit alpha, translating to MAERSFAREVEDLKLGEGDIFRGEGILAITKALLQSGVSYVGGYQGSPISHLMDVLADAKDVMEDLGVHFETSASEAAAAAMLSASVMYPVRGAVTWKSTAGTNVASDALSNLSSGGVTGGALIIIGEDYGEGSSIMQERSHAYAMKSQMWLLNPRPNLPSIVRAVEEGFELSEASNTPVMLQVGIRSCHVHGQFEAKDNKRPNYTLKQALENPVRDVNRIVLPPASFLHEREKLEKRWPAAVDFIKKRQLNEYFGPSEGDVGIIMLGGMFNGVMRALQQLGLADVYGNSAIPLYVLNVAYPLIDDQMAEFCASKRAVLMVEEGAPEYIEQSLNTILRRRDIQTKVSGKDVLPMGGEYTPSVLVKGIKNFLETHQRVLLRNQPPLPDPTPVLNDLKVKALAEVVPPRPPGFCVGCPERPIFAAMKLVENELGQHHISGDIGCHLFSILPPFNIGSTTMGYGLGPAAASAFNVAAGKRAISVMGDGGFWHNGLATSVGNAVFNKQDGVILIVDNYYSAATGGQDIPSSRALNPRRKTNNSIVNAVKGIGATWVRQIDRTYDVGKMRDTLREALTSEEPGPKIIVASSECMLNKQRRVKPQFAKAVKDGKRMVKERFGVDEDVCTGDHACIRLSGCPSLSVKHTDDPLKDDPVAAVDNNCVGCGNCGEVAEAAVLCPSFYRADIIHNPTGWDRFLARMRATVIGWLQARRKAGRIVFAD from the coding sequence ATGGCCGAACGGTCGTTTGCTCGCGAAGTCGAGGATCTGAAGCTCGGAGAAGGCGATATCTTCCGTGGTGAAGGTATTCTTGCGATCACCAAGGCGCTGCTGCAATCCGGCGTTTCCTATGTCGGCGGATACCAGGGGTCGCCGATTTCCCATCTCATGGACGTATTGGCCGATGCCAAGGATGTGATGGAAGACCTGGGCGTCCATTTCGAAACTTCTGCTTCGGAAGCAGCCGCCGCTGCCATGCTTTCGGCCTCGGTCATGTATCCGGTGCGCGGCGCCGTCACATGGAAGTCGACGGCGGGCACCAATGTTGCCTCCGATGCGCTCTCCAACCTCTCATCCGGCGGCGTCACCGGGGGCGCGCTGATCATTATCGGCGAAGACTATGGCGAAGGCTCCTCGATCATGCAGGAGCGCAGCCATGCCTATGCGATGAAATCGCAGATGTGGCTGCTCAATCCGCGTCCGAACCTGCCGTCTATCGTAAGAGCGGTCGAGGAGGGATTCGAATTGTCGGAAGCCTCCAACACGCCCGTCATGCTGCAGGTCGGCATTCGTAGCTGCCATGTTCACGGCCAGTTCGAGGCCAAGGACAACAAGCGGCCGAATTATACGCTCAAGCAGGCGCTGGAAAATCCTGTGCGCGACGTCAACCGCATAGTCCTGCCGCCGGCCTCATTCCTGCATGAGAGGGAGAAGCTGGAGAAGCGCTGGCCGGCCGCTGTCGATTTCATCAAGAAGCGCCAGCTCAACGAATATTTCGGTCCGTCCGAGGGCGATGTCGGCATCATTATGCTTGGTGGAATGTTTAATGGCGTCATGCGCGCGCTGCAGCAGCTCGGCCTTGCCGATGTCTACGGCAACTCCGCTATTCCGCTTTATGTCCTCAACGTCGCCTATCCGCTGATCGACGATCAGATGGCCGAATTCTGCGCGAGCAAGAGGGCTGTGCTGATGGTGGAGGAGGGGGCGCCGGAATATATCGAGCAATCGCTCAACACCATCCTTCGCCGCCGCGACATCCAGACTAAGGTTTCCGGCAAGGACGTGCTGCCGATGGGCGGCGAATATACCCCGTCGGTGCTGGTGAAGGGTATCAAGAACTTCCTGGAGACGCATCAGCGCGTGTTGCTCCGCAACCAGCCGCCTTTGCCGGACCCGACGCCTGTTCTCAACGACCTAAAGGTCAAGGCGTTGGCCGAAGTCGTGCCGCCGCGCCCGCCGGGATTCTGTGTCGGCTGTCCCGAGCGGCCGATTTTCGCGGCGATGAAGCTGGTCGAGAATGAACTTGGGCAGCATCATATCTCTGGCGATATCGGCTGCCATCTCTTTTCGATCCTGCCGCCGTTCAACATTGGCAGCACGACCATGGGCTATGGCCTCGGTCCGGCGGCCGCTTCCGCCTTCAATGTCGCCGCAGGCAAGCGCGCCATTTCCGTGATGGGCGATGGCGGCTTCTGGCATAACGGCCTGGCGACGTCGGTGGGCAATGCTGTCTTCAACAAACAGGACGGCGTCATCCTCATCGTCGACAACTATTATTCGGCGGCAACCGGCGGTCAGGACATCCCGTCCTCGCGCGCGCTGAATCCGCGCCGCAAGACCAACAATTCCATCGTCAACGCGGTTAAGGGCATCGGCGCCACATGGGTCCGCCAGATCGATCGGACCTATGACGTCGGCAAGATGCGGGACACGCTGCGCGAGGCGCTTACGTCAGAGGAGCCAGGCCCGAAGATCATCGTCGCTTCGTCGGAATGTATGCTGAACAAGCAGCGGCGCGTGAAGCCGCAGTTTGCCAAGGCGGTGAAGGACGGCAAGCGGATGGTCAAGGAGCGCTTCGGCGTCGACGAGGATGTGTGCACGGGCGATCACGCCTGCATCCGCCTGTCCGGCTGTCCGTCGCTGTCGGTCAAGCATACCGACGATCCGCTGAAGGACGATCCTGTGGCGGCGGTCGACAATAATTGCGTCGGCTGCGGCAATTGCGGCGAAGTGGCGGAGGCGGCCGTTCTCTGTCCCTCCTTCTATCGTGCTGATATCATCCACAACCCCACCGGCTGGGATCGCTTCCTCGCCCGCATGCGCGCCACCGTCATCGGCTGGCTGCAGGCCCGCCGCAAGGCCGGCCGCATCGTCTTTGCGGACTGA
- a CDS encoding AMP-binding protein translates to MLGPTGHADTFTRDNLPPVGEWPELLLDGFDYPEWLNAGVELSDRMVERGFGDHVALVGNGRRRTYKELADWTNRIAHALVENFGIKPGNRVLIRSGNNPAMIACWLAVTKVGAVAVNTMPMLRTGELSKIIDKAEISFALCDTRLLEDLVAAAKESRFLKQVVGFDGTANHDAELDRIALNKPVRFEAAKTGRDDVALLGFTSGSTGVPKATMHFHRDILIIADAYAKEVLQVTPEDVFVGSPPIAFTFGLGGLVVFPLRFGASTALLENASPKNMIEIIQEYGATISFTAPTAYRAMLAAMEEGADLSSLRIAVSAGETLPGPIFEEWTRKTGKPILDGIGSTELLHIFISNRLDDAKPNCTGKPLAGYEARVVDDDMNEVPRGTIGKLVVRGPIGCRYLADQRQADYVKDGWNVTGDSFIQDEDGYFCFAARSDDIILSAGYNIAGPEVEAALLSHADVLECAVVGKPDDDRGHIVQAHVVLMPGVAGSDLLVKALQDHVKAMIAPYKYPRSIVFVDALPKTESGKIQRFRLK, encoded by the coding sequence ATGCTTGGACCGACCGGTCATGCCGATACATTCACGCGGGACAATCTGCCGCCGGTAGGGGAATGGCCGGAGCTGTTGCTGGATGGTTTCGACTATCCCGAGTGGCTGAATGCCGGTGTCGAACTCAGCGACCGTATGGTCGAGCGTGGCTTCGGCGATCACGTCGCGCTGGTCGGCAACGGCCGCCGGCGTACCTACAAGGAGCTGGCGGACTGGACCAATCGCATCGCTCATGCGCTTGTCGAAAATTTCGGGATCAAGCCGGGCAATCGCGTTCTCATCCGCTCCGGAAACAATCCGGCGATGATTGCCTGCTGGCTGGCGGTGACCAAGGTGGGCGCTGTCGCGGTCAACACAATGCCGATGCTGCGAACGGGCGAACTCTCGAAAATCATCGACAAGGCGGAAATCTCCTTCGCGCTCTGCGATACGCGGCTGCTGGAAGATCTGGTTGCGGCGGCGAAGGAAAGCCGGTTCCTAAAGCAGGTCGTCGGCTTCGACGGCACCGCCAATCACGATGCCGAGCTTGATCGGATCGCGCTCAACAAGCCGGTGCGTTTCGAGGCGGCAAAGACGGGGCGGGACGATGTGGCGCTGCTCGGCTTCACCTCGGGGTCGACGGGCGTTCCCAAGGCCACCATGCATTTCCATCGGGATATCCTCATCATCGCCGATGCCTATGCAAAGGAAGTCCTGCAGGTGACGCCCGAGGATGTTTTCGTCGGCTCGCCGCCGATCGCCTTTACCTTCGGGCTTGGCGGCCTGGTGGTGTTCCCGCTGCGGTTCGGAGCGTCGACGGCACTGCTCGAAAACGCCTCACCGAAGAATATGATCGAGATCATCCAGGAATATGGCGCGACGATCAGTTTCACCGCTCCAACAGCCTATCGCGCCATGCTGGCGGCGATGGAAGAAGGGGCCGATCTTTCTTCCCTGCGCATTGCGGTTTCCGCCGGCGAGACCCTGCCGGGCCCGATCTTCGAAGAGTGGACGCGAAAGACCGGCAAGCCGATCCTCGACGGCATCGGCTCGACCGAGTTGCTGCATATCTTCATTTCCAACCGGCTCGATGATGCCAAGCCCAATTGCACCGGCAAGCCGCTCGCGGGCTACGAGGCGCGCGTCGTCGACGACGACATGAACGAAGTCCCGCGCGGCACGATCGGCAAGCTTGTGGTACGCGGCCCCATTGGCTGCCGCTACCTCGCCGACCAACGTCAGGCCGATTATGTCAAGGATGGCTGGAACGTGACGGGGGACAGCTTCATCCAGGATGAAGATGGCTATTTCTGTTTCGCGGCGCGCTCCGACGATATCATTCTTTCGGCCGGCTATAATATTGCCGGGCCGGAAGTGGAGGCGGCCCTGCTATCGCATGCCGACGTGCTGGAATGCGCCGTTGTCGGCAAGCCGGACGACGATCGTGGCCATATCGTCCAGGCGCATGTGGTGCTGATGCCCGGCGTTGCCGGCTCGGATTTGCTGGTGAAGGCGCTGCAGGACCACGTCAAGGCAATGATTGCGCCTTATAAATATCCCCGGTCGATCGTCTTTGTGGACGCTTTGCCGAAGACGGAATCGGGCAAGATCCAGCGCTTCCGCCTCAAATAG
- a CDS encoding bifunctional salicylyl-CoA 5-hydroxylase/oxidoreductase, translating to MQIVCIGGGPAGLYFGLLMKKLHPEHSIKVVERNRPYDTFGWGVVFSDATMVSMREWDPESAAEIEDAFNHWDDIEVWFKGTRQRTSGHGFVGIGRKKLLNILQKRCEALGVELIFETDVTSDLDFPDADLIIGSDGLNSRIRNHYPEVFQPDMITRPNRYIWLGTNKLFDAFTFDFRKSEHGWFQAHIYKFDDKTSTFIVETTEEAYLAHGLDKMDQDGSIAFCENLFSEVLDGSPLMTNARHIRGSAWLNFNRLICGKWSHFNGNSHVVLMGDAAHTAHFAIGSGTKLAIDDAIELTRQFQIHGHRKDKIPAVLEAYEEIRRVDVARIQNAARNAMEWFEVVGRRYADTLEPEQFMYSMLTRSQRISHENLRLRDKDWLEGYERWFAKKSGLAVGNDRCLPPMFTPYQLRDVTLINRIVVSPMAMYSAENGVMNDFHIIHLGSRALGGAGLVFAEMTCVTPDARITPGCLGLWNEEQAAQWRRLVEFVHSNSAAKVGVQLGHAGRKGATKVAWEGIDQPVAEGEWPLISASAVPYLKNSQVPKAMDRADMDRVKADFVRATELAITTGADWLELHCAHGYLLSSFLSPLTNLRDDEYGGSHENRARYPLEVFRAMRAIWPEDRPMSVRLSCHDWTDGGNTPEDAAIFAGMFKDAGADLIDCSSGQVSKEERPVYGRLFQTPFSDKIRNEIGIPTIAVGAISEADHANSIIAAGRADLCALARPHLADPAWSLHEAAKIGLTSIPWPKQYLSGKMQYETNLARAAAAAPAK from the coding sequence ATGCAAATCGTCTGTATCGGCGGCGGACCCGCCGGCCTCTATTTTGGGCTTCTTATGAAGAAGCTGCATCCCGAACATTCCATCAAGGTGGTCGAGCGCAACCGCCCCTATGACACCTTCGGCTGGGGCGTGGTCTTCTCCGATGCCACCATGGTATCGATGCGCGAATGGGATCCGGAAAGCGCCGCCGAAATCGAGGATGCCTTCAATCATTGGGACGATATCGAGGTCTGGTTCAAGGGAACCCGCCAGCGTACCTCCGGCCACGGCTTTGTCGGCATCGGCCGCAAGAAGCTGTTGAATATCCTGCAGAAGCGCTGCGAGGCGCTCGGGGTCGAGCTGATTTTCGAGACCGATGTCACCTCCGACCTCGATTTCCCCGACGCCGATCTGATCATCGGTTCGGACGGCCTGAACTCACGGATTCGCAACCACTATCCCGAAGTCTTCCAGCCGGACATGATCACCCGGCCGAACCGCTATATCTGGCTCGGCACCAACAAGCTCTTCGACGCCTTCACCTTTGATTTCCGTAAGAGCGAACACGGCTGGTTCCAGGCGCATATTTACAAGTTCGACGACAAGACCTCGACCTTTATCGTCGAAACCACCGAGGAAGCCTATCTTGCCCATGGCCTCGACAAGATGGACCAAGATGGCTCGATCGCCTTCTGCGAAAACTTGTTCTCAGAAGTGCTCGACGGCTCCCCGCTGATGACCAATGCCCGCCATATCCGCGGCTCGGCCTGGCTGAATTTCAACCGGCTGATCTGCGGTAAGTGGAGCCATTTCAACGGCAATTCCCATGTCGTCCTGATGGGCGACGCCGCCCACACCGCCCATTTCGCCATCGGCTCCGGCACAAAACTCGCCATTGACGACGCGATCGAACTCACCCGGCAATTCCAGATCCACGGGCACCGCAAGGACAAGATCCCGGCGGTTCTCGAAGCCTATGAAGAGATCCGCCGCGTCGACGTCGCCCGCATCCAAAACGCCGCGCGCAACGCCATGGAATGGTTCGAAGTCGTCGGTCGCCGTTATGCCGACACGCTGGAACCCGAGCAGTTCATGTATTCGATGCTGACACGCTCGCAGCGCATCAGCCACGAGAACCTGCGCCTGCGCGACAAAGATTGGCTCGAAGGCTACGAGCGCTGGTTCGCCAAAAAATCCGGCCTTGCGGTTGGCAACGACCGTTGCCTGCCGCCGATGTTCACGCCCTATCAGCTACGCGATGTGACGCTTATCAACCGCATCGTCGTCTCGCCGATGGCGATGTATTCGGCCGAAAACGGCGTCATGAACGATTTCCACATCATCCATCTCGGCTCACGCGCCCTCGGTGGTGCTGGTCTCGTCTTTGCCGAAATGACCTGCGTCACGCCGGATGCGCGCATTACCCCCGGCTGCCTTGGCCTCTGGAACGAGGAACAAGCAGCACAGTGGCGCCGGCTTGTCGAATTTGTGCATTCAAACAGCGCTGCAAAGGTCGGCGTCCAGCTCGGACATGCCGGCCGCAAGGGCGCGACGAAAGTGGCCTGGGAAGGGATCGATCAGCCGGTCGCCGAAGGCGAATGGCCGCTGATCTCAGCATCCGCCGTCCCCTATCTCAAGAATAGTCAGGTCCCGAAGGCCATGGATCGCGCCGACATGGATCGCGTCAAGGCCGATTTCGTCCGTGCAACGGAATTGGCGATCACCACTGGCGCCGATTGGCTGGAGCTGCATTGTGCCCATGGCTATCTGCTGTCGAGCTTCCTGTCGCCGCTCACTAATTTGCGCGACGATGAATATGGCGGCAGCCATGAAAACCGCGCCCGTTATCCCCTGGAGGTTTTCCGGGCCATGCGCGCAATCTGGCCGGAGGACAGGCCCATGTCCGTGCGTCTTTCCTGTCACGACTGGACCGACGGCGGCAACACGCCGGAAGATGCGGCGATTTTCGCTGGTATGTTCAAGGATGCGGGCGCCGATCTGATCGATTGTTCATCCGGTCAGGTGTCGAAAGAGGAAAGGCCGGTCTACGGCCGCCTCTTCCAGACACCGTTCTCCGACAAGATCCGCAATGAGATCGGCATTCCGACCATTGCCGTCGGCGCGATCTCGGAGGCCGACCATGCCAATTCCATCATCGCCGCTGGCCGCGCCGATCTTTGCGCCCTCGCCCGTCCGCATCTGGCCGATCCCGCCTGGTCGCTGCACGAAGCCGCCAAGATCGGCCTGACATCGATCCCCTGGCCGAAGCAATATCTCTCCGGCAAGATGCAGTACGAAACCAATCTTGCCCGCGCGGCCGCCGCCGCGCCGGCGAAGTGA
- a CDS encoding SDR family NAD(P)-dependent oxidoreductase → MTTSGKLAGRHALVTGAGSGIGAAIARALAAEGARVTLAGRKREPLEAVAAEIGANALAVDGFDVTSVEAIANGLNVAREKFGPVDILVNNAGEAPTAPFEKTSLGMWNRVLTVDLTGVFLVTQAALPDLKAYGAGARIINIASTAGLTGYSYVSAYVAAKHGIVGLTRSLALELAKTGITVNAVCPGFTDTPIVERSIATIVAKTGRTAEEALSEFTKSNPQGRLVKPEEVADTVLWLASPAAASINGQAIAVAGGEVLAG, encoded by the coding sequence ATGACGACATCAGGCAAACTCGCAGGCCGCCACGCCCTCGTCACCGGCGCCGGCAGCGGCATCGGTGCCGCGATCGCGCGGGCACTTGCGGCCGAGGGCGCACGCGTGACGCTGGCTGGGCGAAAAAGAGAGCCTCTCGAGGCCGTCGCTGCCGAGATCGGCGCGAATGCTCTCGCCGTTGACGGTTTCGACGTCACCAGCGTCGAAGCGATCGCCAACGGACTGAACGTTGCCCGCGAGAAATTCGGCCCTGTCGATATTCTCGTCAACAATGCCGGTGAGGCACCGACTGCGCCGTTCGAAAAAACCAGCCTGGGCATGTGGAACCGCGTCCTGACGGTCGATCTCACCGGCGTTTTCCTGGTGACGCAAGCCGCCCTGCCCGATCTGAAAGCATACGGAGCCGGCGCGCGCATCATCAACATTGCTTCGACGGCAGGCCTGACCGGCTACAGCTATGTTTCCGCCTATGTTGCCGCCAAGCATGGCATCGTCGGCCTGACGCGCTCGCTGGCACTGGAGCTGGCAAAGACCGGCATCACCGTCAACGCTGTCTGCCCAGGGTTCACCGATACGCCCATCGTCGAACGTTCGATCGCGACGATCGTCGCCAAGACGGGACGCACCGCGGAAGAGGCGCTTTCGGAATTCACGAAATCCAATCCGCAGGGACGGCTCGTCAAGCCCGAGGAGGTTGCAGACACCGTTCTATGGCTGGCGTCGCCGGCCGCTGCATCGATCAATGGACAGGCAATCGCGGTTGCCGGCGGGGAGGTTTTAGCGGGATGA